From one Clostridia bacterium genomic stretch:
- a CDS encoding glutamine amidotransferase family protein — protein MLLEGEFRNPSGCAISAVFDKTGARFSGKDIIDSIAVMRDRSNGLGGGFACYGIYPDKKELYAFHVFFTIHSARKDFEEYLARYYEIDSSEDIPTRKIPEIADEPEIRRYFVYPKQNFIDFVKTGADECVFRTVFAVNTEIKGAYIFSSGKNMGIFKAVGFPEDVGRFYRLDEYEGYLFTAHGRYPTNTPGWWGGAHPFGLLGLSVVHNGEISSYDANRRAMEMYGYKCTLLTDTEVITYILDYLTRKKGLTFAESAEVIAAPFWERIDRMSEEDKARATYLRDVFSACLVTGPFSIIVGFDGGVMALNDRLKLRTLAVAEKGDKVYMASEEAAIRRVCPSFDKMFYAEGGKPIVYRVEGGRK, from the coding sequence ATGCTGTTAGAAGGTGAATTCAGAAACCCGTCCGGTTGCGCGATCTCGGCGGTCTTCGATAAAACCGGCGCGCGATTTTCGGGCAAAGACATCATCGATTCCATCGCGGTGATGCGCGACCGTTCCAACGGTCTCGGCGGCGGATTCGCGTGTTACGGAATCTATCCGGATAAAAAAGAGCTTTACGCGTTCCACGTCTTCTTTACGATCCACAGCGCGCGAAAAGATTTCGAGGAATATCTCGCCCGTTACTACGAGATCGATTCTTCCGAAGATATCCCGACGAGGAAAATCCCCGAGATCGCGGACGAACCTGAGATCCGCCGCTATTTCGTCTATCCGAAACAAAATTTTATCGATTTCGTGAAGACGGGCGCGGATGAATGCGTCTTCCGCACGGTCTTCGCGGTGAACACCGAGATCAAAGGCGCGTATATCTTTTCTTCGGGAAAGAATATGGGGATCTTCAAAGCGGTCGGCTTCCCCGAGGACGTCGGCAGATTTTATAGGCTCGACGAGTACGAAGGCTATCTCTTCACCGCGCACGGCCGCTATCCGACCAACACGCCCGGATGGTGGGGCGGCGCGCACCCGTTCGGACTGCTCGGATTATCCGTCGTCCATAACGGAGAGATCAGTTCTTACGACGCGAACCGCCGCGCGATGGAAATGTACGGCTATAAATGCACGCTGCTCACCGATACCGAGGTCATAACTTATATCCTCGATTATCTGACGCGCAAAAAAGGATTGACCTTCGCGGAGAGCGCGGAAGTCATCGCCGCTCCGTTTTGGGAGAGGATCGACCGAATGAGCGAGGAAGACAAGGCGCGCGCGACCTATCTCCGCGACGTCTTTTCCGCTTGCCTCGTGACGGGGCCGTTCTCGATCATCGTCGGTTTCGACGGTGGCGTTATGGCTTTGAACGATCGCTTGAAGCTTCGGACGCTTGCGGTCGCGGAGAAAGGCGACAAGGTGTATATGGCGTCGGAAGAGGCGGCGATCCGCAGGGTCTGCCCGTCGTTTGACAAAATGTTTTACGCGGAAGGCGGAAAGCCCATCGTGTACCGCGTGGAAGGAGGAAGAAAATGA